A single window of Paenibacillus sp. FSL H8-0537 DNA harbors:
- a CDS encoding ATP-binding protein: MPFKLKLCLLIAIAFFSMFVTLLIVDQYSMFRNMHKNLGSMLSKASIQLSETLFLSNSQVAEGTPLDAGTEEQFHSMIENWKRWDACILDITILRPRDHEEQVTSVASYDLIYGEQGHYEAELEQELINQTARDHLFRVNEFEMDGVAYLKSYYTNENMQPAVIRIVYSYEYFHDRAAYKVRDWLKYAGIFMLFILLGSYLLSGMLLRPLKSILWKVNEVSHGRFDSFIKVRSRDEFGLLAVKINAMSQNLSIYMDKLRKAFEENRRMKNYLQSFINHTSDAIHVVDLQGIIIQVNQAFEQLYGYTAEEALGCSLVLTPESHRGEMKLIIASLLAGKVLPAQETKRLTKLGEVIPVSVTISPIRDSAGEVKAFASITRDMRSRNKMEELLRRSEKLTTVGQLAAGVAHEIRNPLTTLRGFLQLQLKNQTGNAQHTSLMLSELDRINLIVSEFLILAKPQATQFTVKDVKQVLRDVLLFLDSEAHLHNAEFLTVFTEESCEISCEENQLKQVFINVLKNAIEAMPSGGPIYIRLKRNVSHITIEIADEGIGIPEEMIPQIGSPFLTGKESGTGLGMMVSQRIIQSHQGMIDIQSQVNAGTTVTITLPTLKEGGDGGILVEKAGAAGLYG; encoded by the coding sequence CTCTGCTTACTTATTGCGATAGCATTCTTCTCCATGTTTGTCACCCTACTCATTGTGGACCAATATTCAATGTTTCGCAATATGCACAAAAATCTTGGCAGCATGCTGAGCAAAGCATCTATACAGCTCTCCGAAACGCTATTTTTATCAAATAGCCAGGTGGCCGAGGGCACACCTCTTGACGCAGGGACGGAGGAGCAATTTCACAGTATGATTGAAAACTGGAAGCGGTGGGACGCCTGCATTTTGGATATCACGATATTAAGGCCGCGGGATCATGAGGAGCAGGTTACGAGCGTAGCTAGCTATGATCTTATTTATGGCGAGCAGGGCCATTATGAGGCCGAGCTTGAACAAGAGCTGATTAATCAGACAGCCAGGGATCACCTTTTTCGGGTCAATGAATTTGAAATGGACGGGGTAGCTTATTTAAAGAGCTACTACACCAATGAAAATATGCAGCCTGCCGTTATTCGTATCGTCTATAGCTACGAATACTTTCATGATCGGGCTGCATACAAGGTGAGGGATTGGCTGAAGTATGCCGGCATTTTTATGTTATTTATCCTTTTGGGCAGTTATTTGCTGTCGGGCATGCTGCTTCGTCCGCTTAAATCGATTTTGTGGAAGGTCAATGAAGTATCTCACGGCCGTTTTGATTCATTCATTAAAGTGAGAAGCAGGGATGAATTTGGTCTGCTTGCAGTGAAAATAAACGCGATGTCGCAAAATCTCAGCATTTATATGGACAAGCTGCGCAAGGCTTTTGAAGAAAACCGCCGGATGAAAAATTATTTGCAATCCTTCATTAATCATACGAGTGATGCGATCCATGTGGTCGATTTGCAGGGAATCATTATTCAAGTAAATCAAGCCTTCGAGCAGCTGTATGGGTATACAGCGGAAGAGGCGCTTGGTTGTTCGCTCGTGCTCACGCCGGAAAGCCACCGGGGAGAAATGAAGCTGATCATTGCCTCGCTCCTTGCGGGCAAGGTGCTTCCTGCGCAGGAGACGAAGCGTTTAACGAAACTGGGTGAAGTCATCCCTGTCAGCGTTACGATATCCCCGATTCGAGACAGTGCAGGCGAGGTGAAGGCCTTCGCGAGCATTACCCGCGACATGAGGAGCCGCAACAAGATGGAGGAGCTGCTGCGCCGCTCCGAGAAGCTGACGACGGTAGGGCAGCTTGCGGCTGGCGTTGCCCATGAAATTCGCAATCCGCTGACGACGCTGCGGGGATTTCTCCAGCTTCAACTGAAAAATCAAACGGGCAATGCTCAGCATACAAGCTTGATGCTGTCGGAGCTGGATCGTATTAACCTGATCGTCAGCGAATTTTTGATTTTGGCAAAGCCTCAGGCAACACAGTTTACCGTAAAGGATGTTAAGCAGGTGCTGCGCGATGTGCTGCTGTTTCTGGACAGCGAGGCACATCTGCATAATGCGGAGTTTCTAACCGTTTTCACCGAAGAGTCCTGCGAGATTTCCTGTGAGGAAAATCAGCTCAAGCAAGTATTCATTAATGTGTTGAAAAATGCAATCGAAGCGATGCCGAGCGGCGGTCCGATATACATACGCTTGAAACGCAATGTAAGCCACATTACCATAGAAATAGCTGATGAAGGTATCGGCATTCCGGAGGAAATGATCCCACAAATCGGAAGTCCATTCCTCACGGGCAAAGAGAGCGGCACTGGACTTGGCATGATGGTCAGCCAACGCATTATCCAGAGCCATCAAGGCATGATTGATATTCAAAGCCAAGTGAATGCCGGAACAACGGTGACCATTACGCTTCCCACTTTGAAAGAAGGGGGCGACGGAGGTATACTAGTAGAAAAAGCAGGCGCTGCAGGTTTATATGGATAG
- the rluF gene encoding 23S rRNA pseudouridine(2604) synthase RluF: protein MRINKFISETGYCSRREADKLVEGGRVTINGSPALLGSQAEHGDDVRIDGNRIGEHKGHVYIALNKPAGITCTTELHIEGNIVDYVRHQERIFPIGRLDKDSEGLILMTNDGDVVNPILRSEGKHEKEYIVTVDRPISESFVIGMSEGVKILGSMTLPCKVTRSSERVFRIVLTEGRNRQIRRMCEAFGYHVRKLQRVRIMNIQLGELPIGKWRDLTELEKAQLFDLLDYTPSAPTS, encoded by the coding sequence TTGAGGATTAATAAATTTATTAGTGAAACTGGTTATTGCTCGCGTCGGGAAGCAGACAAGCTGGTAGAAGGCGGACGGGTAACGATTAATGGCAGCCCAGCGCTTCTGGGCAGTCAAGCAGAGCACGGCGATGATGTGCGTATTGATGGCAACCGAATTGGAGAGCATAAGGGCCATGTGTATATTGCTCTAAACAAGCCCGCAGGCATCACTTGTACGACCGAGCTGCATATTGAGGGCAACATTGTTGATTATGTGCGCCATCAGGAGCGGATTTTTCCGATTGGCAGACTCGATAAAGATTCTGAAGGGCTTATTCTCATGACGAATGACGGAGATGTTGTGAATCCGATTTTGCGTTCGGAGGGCAAGCATGAGAAGGAATATATTGTGACGGTAGATCGTCCGATCAGCGAATCGTTTGTCATTGGCATGTCCGAGGGCGTCAAAATTTTGGGCAGCATGACGCTGCCCTGTAAAGTGACGCGCAGTTCGGAGCGCGTGTTCCGCATCGTATTAACTGAGGGGCGCAATCGCCAAATTCGCAGAATGTGCGAAGCCTTTGGCTACCATGTGCGGAAGCTTCAGCGTGTCCGCATTATGAACATTCAATTAGGCGAGCTGCCTATTGGCAAGTGGAGAGACTTGACGGAGCTGGAGAAAGCGCAGCTGTTTGATCTGCTGGATTATACGCCATCAGCACCGACAAGCTAA
- a CDS encoding MarR family transcriptional regulator, which yields MNDNTNNELLDNWLALTSLQANINNELENVLQEKYSLTLKEFYVLYFLSQTSEKKLRLLQLQEMVGLSQSAISRLVGRMEAKNCGALQRHVCEDDRRGVYTCLTELGEDKFKRALATFNEFFAQSTSLRDALQQELQSLNKKW from the coding sequence ATGAATGACAACACCAATAACGAACTTCTAGATAATTGGCTCGCTCTTACCAGCTTACAGGCGAACATAAATAATGAATTAGAAAATGTTTTACAGGAGAAATACAGCTTAACCTTAAAGGAGTTTTATGTTCTCTATTTCTTATCTCAAACCAGCGAGAAAAAATTAAGATTACTGCAATTGCAAGAAATGGTCGGCTTAAGTCAAAGTGCGATATCAAGGCTGGTTGGTCGAATGGAAGCCAAAAATTGTGGTGCCCTGCAACGACATGTTTGCGAAGATGATCGCAGAGGGGTTTACACCTGTTTAACTGAGCTTGGTGAAGACAAATTTAAAAGAGCGCTGGCTACTTTTAATGAATTTTTTGCTCAATCTACTTCTCTAAGGGATGCCCTCCAGCAAGAACTGCAGTCTTTAAACAAAAAATGGTGA
- a CDS encoding NADH:flavin oxidoreductase/NADH oxidase, translating into MKDLFSTYEFKGMSLKNRIVMPPMCQYSVDKKDGAATDWHYLHYVSRAVGGAGFIMIEMTDVEPDGRISDFDLGLWSDEQIPALKRIVDACHSYGAKVGIQIAHAGRKAEDAEVPVAPSAIPFDENSKKPRALSTQEVKEMVEKFRGAVQRAVKAGMDAIELHGAHGYLIHQFHSPLTNRREDEYGKDLTQFGREIIQAAKAEMPEDMPLIMRISAKEYVEGGYGMAESIAFAKEYQAAGVDMFDISSGGEGPITAWGRPGTHAAYQVPLAREIRQALDVPVIAVGRLEDPVLANAVIGNEDADLVAVGRGMLRNPYWALEAAAMLKKETTVPTQYTTGF; encoded by the coding sequence ATGAAGGATCTATTTAGCACGTATGAGTTTAAAGGAATGTCCTTGAAAAATCGTATTGTGATGCCTCCAATGTGTCAGTATTCGGTTGATAAAAAGGATGGGGCAGCTACCGATTGGCATTATCTGCACTATGTAAGTCGAGCTGTTGGCGGAGCAGGCTTTATTATGATTGAAATGACCGATGTAGAACCGGACGGACGCATTTCAGACTTTGATTTGGGCTTGTGGTCGGATGAGCAAATACCGGCTTTGAAAAGAATTGTAGATGCCTGCCATAGCTATGGTGCAAAAGTGGGTATTCAGATCGCTCATGCCGGACGGAAAGCGGAAGATGCTGAAGTGCCAGTTGCTCCATCCGCTATTCCATTTGATGAGAATTCAAAAAAACCGAGAGCTCTTTCAACACAGGAAGTCAAAGAAATGGTAGAAAAATTTCGAGGTGCAGTACAACGTGCTGTAAAAGCTGGCATGGATGCCATTGAGCTTCATGGGGCCCACGGCTATTTAATCCACCAGTTTCATTCGCCGCTTACAAATAGAAGAGAAGATGAATATGGGAAGGACCTAACCCAGTTTGGCCGAGAAATTATTCAGGCTGCTAAGGCCGAGATGCCGGAGGACATGCCGTTAATTATGCGCATATCTGCTAAAGAGTATGTAGAAGGCGGATACGGAATGGCTGAAAGCATTGCATTTGCCAAGGAATATCAAGCGGCGGGAGTAGATATGTTTGACATCTCCTCGGGTGGAGAAGGACCTATTACTGCTTGGGGCAGACCGGGTACTCATGCTGCTTATCAAGTGCCATTGGCAAGAGAAATCAGACAGGCGCTGGATGTTCCAGTTATTGCAGTAGGCAGACTGGAGGATCCTGTTCTAGCTAATGCTGTGATCGGGAATGAAGATGCAGATCTAGTAGCTGTAGGCAGGGGAATGCTCAGAAATCCTTATTGGGCTCTGGAAGCTGCAGCTATGCTGAAAAAAGAAACAACCGTACCAACGCAATATACAACAGGCTTCTAA
- the motB gene encoding flagellar motor protein MotB: protein MSKKHRHEEHEEHVDESWLIPYADLLTLLLALFIVLYSMNSVDVKKFQEMSNAFNIAFTGGTGLLTDPAAITTGDQRETQKPSPSDSTQKPAAGDEEKDDAQKRREELIKQEQEDLEKLKKQIDDYIKKNGLTSDLETKLNQSQLMITISDEALFASGSSEVKEDSRELATSIATMLQQYPDYEIIVSGHTDNKPINTYLFRSNWDLSTSRAVRFMDILLENKQLSPTRFTASGYGENRPLASNDTEEGRAKNRRVEVSIIRNYVDLEKAQELKVKPKE, encoded by the coding sequence TTGAGCAAAAAGCATAGGCACGAAGAACATGAGGAGCATGTTGACGAATCCTGGCTCATTCCTTATGCCGACTTGCTCACTCTGCTGCTGGCACTGTTTATCGTATTGTATTCAATGAACTCGGTCGACGTAAAAAAATTCCAGGAAATGAGCAATGCCTTCAATATCGCCTTTACTGGCGGTACCGGCTTGCTTACTGATCCGGCAGCGATCACTACGGGAGATCAAAGAGAGACGCAGAAACCGTCGCCTAGCGATTCAACGCAAAAGCCGGCTGCCGGTGATGAAGAGAAGGACGATGCGCAAAAACGCCGTGAAGAGCTGATCAAGCAGGAGCAAGAGGATCTGGAGAAGCTTAAGAAGCAAATTGATGACTATATTAAGAAAAATGGTCTCACCTCCGACCTGGAGACGAAGCTCAATCAGTCTCAGCTCATGATTACCATTAGCGATGAGGCGCTGTTCGCATCCGGCAGCTCCGAAGTGAAGGAAGACTCACGCGAGCTGGCCACATCCATCGCCACGATGCTCCAGCAGTATCCGGACTACGAAATTATCGTATCGGGACACACGGACAACAAACCGATTAACACCTATCTCTTCAGATCGAACTGGGATTTAAGCACCTCCCGTGCTGTACGTTTTATGGACATTTTGCTTGAAAATAAACAGCTCTCACCGACCAGATTTACCGCAAGCGGCTACGGAGAAAATCGCCCGCTTGCCAGCAACGACACCGAGGAAGGCCGAGCGAAAAATCGCCGCGTTGAAGTATCCATTATCCGCAACTATGTAGATTTGGAGAAAGCGCAGGAGCTCAAGGTCAAACCGAAAGAATAA
- the motA gene encoding flagellar motor stator protein MotA, translating to MKNSTIIGIILAIIGIFGGMVVKGAPISSLLNPAAYMIIILGTVAAVMIAFPMSELQKTGKLFKMVFGTQNLTSREKLITQFMEWAGITRREGLLALEAKVDEIEDNFLRNGMRMIIDGNDQEFVRDVLLEDIAATEDRHKVGALIFTQAGTYAPTLGVLGAVVGLIAALSDMSDIEKLSHAIAGAFIATLLGIFTGYVLWHPFANKLKRLSKAEVQIRLMMVEGLLSIQSGVSTIAINQKLSVFLTPTEREKMREKEEGAVEQKA from the coding sequence ATGAAAAATTCAACTATTATCGGTATTATTCTAGCTATTATAGGTATCTTTGGCGGGATGGTGGTTAAGGGAGCTCCGATTTCCAGTCTCTTGAATCCTGCTGCCTACATGATTATCATCTTGGGTACTGTCGCAGCCGTCATGATCGCTTTCCCCATGTCAGAGCTGCAAAAAACCGGCAAGCTGTTTAAAATGGTATTTGGCACACAGAACTTGACCTCACGTGAAAAACTTATTACTCAATTTATGGAATGGGCCGGCATTACACGCCGCGAAGGCCTGCTCGCTCTTGAAGCTAAAGTAGATGAAATCGAAGATAACTTCCTGCGTAACGGCATGCGGATGATTATTGACGGCAACGATCAGGAATTCGTTCGCGACGTTCTGCTTGAGGATATTGCCGCTACGGAAGACCGCCATAAAGTCGGCGCTCTTATTTTCACCCAAGCGGGTACATATGCGCCTACACTCGGCGTACTCGGTGCCGTTGTTGGTCTGATTGCCGCCTTGTCAGATATGAGTGACATTGAGAAGCTGTCCCACGCCATCGCTGGTGCTTTTATCGCAACGCTGCTTGGTATTTTCACAGGTTATGTATTATGGCATCCATTTGCCAACAAGCTGAAACGACTGTCGAAGGCTGAAGTTCAAATCCGTCTGATGATGGTAGAAGGCTTGCTCTCTATCCAATCCGGCGTATCCACCATTGCAATCAACCAAAAGCTGTCGGTATTCCTAACTCCGACCGAGCGTGAGAAGATGAGGGAGAAGGAGGAAGGGGCCGTTGAGCAAAAAGCATAG
- a CDS encoding EAL domain-containing protein, whose amino-acid sequence MKDRQPMRKIPESLGLKGERLAAFYQPILAMDTRTIMGYEVLGRACAGERVRSLGPFFGDAAISVEDHIVVDRILREQAMRKLGAENKESLLFINLKPNWIHRYRQSGELFTLQLIDKYGIDPRRIVIEITEESFNGPMDELRSIVDLYRSRGCLIAIDDVGSGFSSTDRIAHIQPNILKIDIHMIKKSATHNGYLGALRSFSALAEQIGASLLAEGVETRQDLVRAIEAGARYVQGFFFSKAEPEFQRADRFAGALEAELAEYVQQRLRSETTWQKEAAQLAALIDKDCIFGQESDLGKPGEVNGWITGLLEQLPPGCVRIYLCREDGIQLSANYCRVGAGEWERQDEYYGANWSWRPYFIPTIAQLSETQRTLVSRAYVDLDTCEWIRTVSILAGPGLILFADMKDYEQQTDRQREDAACRTTTG is encoded by the coding sequence ATGAAGGACCGACAACCGATGCGAAAGATACCGGAATCGCTGGGCCTTAAGGGTGAGCGGCTGGCTGCCTTCTATCAGCCTATCTTGGCGATGGACACCAGAACCATAATGGGATATGAGGTGCTGGGCAGGGCTTGTGCAGGCGAGCGCGTACGCAGCTTGGGTCCGTTTTTTGGAGACGCCGCCATTTCGGTAGAGGATCATATTGTGGTCGATCGGATTTTGCGAGAGCAGGCGATGCGCAAGCTGGGTGCAGAAAATAAAGAGTCGCTGCTGTTTATTAATTTAAAGCCGAACTGGATTCATCGCTATCGGCAATCTGGCGAGCTGTTTACGCTGCAGTTGATTGATAAATACGGGATTGATCCACGCCGCATCGTCATCGAGATTACCGAGGAAAGCTTTAATGGCCCGATGGATGAGCTGCGCTCCATTGTAGATCTGTACCGTTCGAGAGGCTGCCTCATTGCGATTGATGATGTGGGGAGCGGATTCAGCAGTACAGATCGTATTGCCCATATCCAGCCTAATATACTGAAGATCGACATTCATATGATCAAAAAGAGCGCGACGCACAATGGTTATCTAGGCGCCCTTCGCTCCTTCTCCGCGCTAGCCGAGCAGATCGGAGCGTCACTGCTGGCTGAAGGTGTAGAGACGCGTCAGGATTTGGTGCGTGCGATTGAAGCGGGAGCCCGCTATGTGCAGGGCTTCTTCTTCTCCAAGGCGGAGCCGGAATTTCAGCGGGCGGATCGTTTCGCCGGAGCGCTTGAAGCCGAGCTTGCGGAATATGTCCAGCAGCGCTTGCGCTCCGAGACGACTTGGCAGAAGGAAGCGGCACAGCTTGCGGCCCTCATCGATAAGGATTGTATTTTCGGGCAAGAGAGCGATTTAGGCAAACCAGGGGAAGTCAATGGATGGATCACCGGTTTGCTGGAGCAGCTGCCGCCGGGCTGCGTTCGTATTTATTTGTGCCGGGAGGATGGCATTCAGCTATCTGCGAACTATTGCAGGGTGGGGGCTGGCGAGTGGGAGCGGCAGGATGAATATTACGGGGCGAACTGGAGCTGGCGTCCTTACTTCATTCCTACCATTGCGCAGCTGAGCGAGACTCAGCGTACCCTTGTGTCGCGTGCCTACGTCGATCTGGATACATGCGAATGGATTCGGACTGTATCCATTCTTGCTGGTCCCGGACTTATTTTATTTGCAGATATGAAGGATTATGAACAGCAGACGGACCGGCAACGAGAGGACGCTGCTTGCAGAACCACGACAGGATGA
- a CDS encoding PLP-dependent aminotransferase family protein encodes MYHDFKLIEGRPVSIQVKDYMKRLMIKGALQPHQKLPSTRELGILLGVSRNTVIAAYAELADEGRVYALQGKGNYVSEDSAGSVAPPSLSWKLPWKERLSKQALLAEELDLMKRGIRAGKSTISFTSIAPDQKLFDLDHVKQAFLGRMSVEGHVLLNYGYAKGYKPLIEYLMTYMENKGVDVQGKDMLITAGFTEGFDLVLAALRPKHGAVICENPTHHTAIKNLKLHGFDIKGVTMEPDGIHLGELERALEERAFDCAYFVPSYHNPTGIVMSMEKRLALMQLMSRYKIPVIEDGFNEELRYSGAHVPPLIASAGSGNSVIYIGSFSKVLFPGLRVGWVLADRELIDYLESMKRARSIHTSTLDQSLLYQYLHNGNLHKYLKRARSEYKRKYELTLQTCKAFVPYQTLSGDGGLHLFVTFPEACSVRELLEACAQQGVIFTLGHPFFTDGRGSNTLRLGFSRVADEDIVRGIRIIGDTAKQLWGLA; translated from the coding sequence ATGTATCATGATTTCAAGCTCATAGAAGGACGTCCAGTATCGATTCAAGTGAAAGATTATATGAAGCGTTTAATGATAAAAGGCGCGCTGCAGCCGCATCAGAAGCTGCCGTCGACACGTGAGCTGGGCATATTGCTCGGTGTAAGCCGCAATACGGTCATCGCCGCTTATGCGGAGCTGGCCGATGAGGGCCGTGTATATGCCCTGCAAGGCAAAGGTAATTATGTGTCAGAGGATTCGGCGGGAAGCGTCGCCCCGCCATCCTTGTCCTGGAAATTGCCGTGGAAGGAGCGGCTAAGCAAGCAGGCTTTGCTTGCAGAGGAGCTGGATCTCATGAAGCGCGGCATTCGCGCAGGCAAGAGTACGATTTCTTTTACGAGCATTGCCCCGGATCAGAAGCTGTTTGATCTGGATCATGTGAAGCAGGCGTTTCTGGGCCGTATGTCAGTGGAGGGCCATGTGCTGCTGAACTACGGCTATGCCAAAGGCTATAAGCCGCTGATAGAGTATCTGATGACATATATGGAGAACAAGGGCGTGGATGTGCAAGGCAAGGATATGCTCATTACGGCCGGCTTTACGGAAGGATTTGACCTTGTGCTGGCAGCGCTCCGGCCCAAGCACGGCGCAGTTATCTGCGAAAATCCGACCCATCATACCGCGATTAAAAATCTCAAGCTGCACGGCTTTGACATTAAAGGCGTTACGATGGAGCCAGATGGCATTCATTTGGGAGAGCTTGAACGGGCTTTGGAGGAGCGGGCGTTCGACTGTGCTTATTTCGTACCCTCCTACCATAATCCGACAGGCATTGTGATGTCGATGGAGAAACGGCTGGCGCTGATGCAGCTCATGAGCCGTTATAAAATTCCCGTCATTGAAGACGGATTTAATGAGGAGCTGCGCTACTCCGGAGCGCATGTGCCGCCGCTCATCGCTTCGGCGGGCAGCGGCAACAGCGTTATTTATATTGGAAGCTTCTCGAAGGTGCTGTTTCCCGGCCTGCGGGTCGGGTGGGTGCTTGCGGACCGCGAGCTGATTGATTATTTGGAGAGCATGAAGCGGGCCCGCAGCATTCATACGTCGACACTTGACCAATCGCTGCTCTATCAATATTTGCATAATGGCAATCTGCATAAATATTTGAAGCGTGCGCGGTCGGAATACAAGCGGAAATACGAGCTGACGCTGCAAACTTGCAAAGCTTTTGTTCCCTATCAGACGCTGTCGGGGGATGGCGGGCTGCATTTGTTTGTGACATTTCCGGAAGCCTGCAGCGTGCGTGAGCTTCTGGAGGCGTGCGCGCAGCAAGGCGTTATTTTTACCTTAGGCCATCCTTTCTTTACGGATGGACGGGGCAGCAATACGCTGCGACTAGGGTTTTCCCGCGTGGCGGATGAGGATATTGTGCGCGGTATTCGGATTATTGGCGATACGGCAAAGCAGCTGTGGGGCCTTGCATAA
- a CDS encoding aminotransferase class I/II-fold pyridoxal phosphate-dependent enzyme, with product MVQYNVSPLVKSLPASGIRKFFDMAGQDENMISLGVGEPDFATPERVRAACIRALESGQTMYTPNAGLMELREEITAYLESSFRLNYEPKDEILVTVGSSEALDLAMRTLICPGDEVLIPVPSYIAYSPIVALQGGSIVNVETHEHEQFKLTAQSLRAKITPRSKVLLINYPNNPTGAVMSYEDWLPIAELVKAYNLIVVSDEVYAELTYESQHVSIASLPGMQERTIVISGFSKAFAMTGWRIGYACGPVEIISQMLKIHQYTAMCAPIMGQIAALESLRSGLADKDLMKEAYKQRRAMFVGGLQKLGLSCHMPQGAFYAFPSIAHTGLSSEQFAFRLMQEAGVAVVPGHVFGPGGEGRIRCSYSVSPAKLSEALERIGCYMSQVGQDESLQQMQQLERIGG from the coding sequence ATGGTGCAGTATAACGTTTCACCGCTTGTAAAGAGCTTGCCCGCTTCGGGCATTCGCAAGTTTTTCGATATGGCCGGGCAGGATGAAAATATGATTTCGCTGGGCGTAGGCGAACCGGATTTTGCAACACCGGAGCGTGTGCGCGCCGCGTGCATACGAGCGCTGGAAAGCGGTCAGACGATGTACACGCCAAATGCCGGTCTAATGGAGCTGCGCGAGGAAATCACCGCATATTTGGAGAGCAGCTTTCGATTGAATTACGAGCCGAAGGACGAGATTTTGGTGACGGTGGGCAGCAGCGAGGCGCTTGATCTGGCCATGCGCACACTGATTTGTCCGGGCGACGAGGTGCTGATTCCGGTTCCCAGCTATATTGCTTATTCGCCCATTGTAGCGCTGCAAGGTGGCAGTATCGTAAACGTTGAGACGCATGAGCATGAGCAATTTAAGCTAACGGCACAATCGCTGCGGGCAAAAATTACCCCGCGCTCCAAAGTGCTGCTGATTAACTATCCGAACAACCCGACGGGGGCGGTCATGTCCTACGAGGATTGGCTCCCCATTGCTGAGCTTGTGAAGGCGTATAATCTGATCGTCGTTTCCGATGAGGTTTATGCGGAGCTGACTTATGAGAGCCAGCATGTAAGCATCGCATCGCTGCCTGGCATGCAGGAGCGGACGATCGTCATCAGCGGCTTCTCTAAAGCTTTTGCCATGACAGGCTGGCGCATTGGCTATGCCTGCGGCCCTGTAGAAATTATTTCGCAAATGCTGAAAATCCATCAATATACGGCAATGTGCGCACCTATAATGGGACAGATTGCTGCTCTGGAATCGCTGCGCAGCGGATTGGCCGACAAGGACCTAATGAAGGAGGCCTATAAGCAGCGCAGGGCGATGTTCGTGGGCGGCTTGCAGAAGCTGGGGCTTTCCTGCCATATGCCGCAAGGGGCATTTTATGCTTTTCCATCCATTGCCCATACGGGATTGAGCTCGGAGCAGTTTGCCTTTCGGCTCATGCAGGAAGCAGGCGTTGCTGTCGTGCCAGGGCATGTATTTGGCCCGGGCGGTGAAGGACGCATTCGCTGCTCCTATTCGGTATCGCCAGCGAAGCTGTCTGAAGCTTTGGAGCGAATAGGCTGTTATATGAGCCAGGTGGGGCAGGATGAATCCTTGCAGCAGATGCAGCAGTTGGAGCGGATTGGCGGTTGA
- a CDS encoding GNAT family protein — protein sequence MDASHARQLCDWRYEPPYGIYQWPAWEAMEKAEMEFGDPELRQKQYAAILDDHGELVGFAQFFPLGDEVLRLGLGLHPQLCSRGSGTDFVELLIEEARRRAPHSELDLEVLTWNARAIRVYKKAGFRITDTYIRPTPQGAAEFHCMVYGGGEEA from the coding sequence ATGGACGCCTCCCATGCCCGCCAGCTGTGCGATTGGCGGTACGAACCGCCTTACGGCATCTACCAATGGCCCGCATGGGAGGCTATGGAGAAAGCAGAAATGGAGTTCGGTGATCCCGAGCTTCGCCAGAAGCAATACGCCGCTATTTTAGATGACCATGGGGAGCTCGTTGGTTTTGCACAGTTTTTCCCGCTGGGGGATGAAGTGCTGCGGCTTGGCCTCGGCCTGCATCCACAGCTTTGCAGCAGGGGCTCGGGCACCGACTTTGTTGAACTGCTGATAGAGGAAGCTCGCCGACGTGCTCCACACAGCGAGCTGGATTTAGAGGTGCTGACCTGGAATGCACGCGCTATTCGCGTGTACAAGAAGGCAGGCTTCCGCATTACCGATACGTATATCCGCCCAACACCGCAAGGCGCGGCGGAATTCCATTGCATGGTCTACGGAGGAGGGGAAGAAGCTTAG